The following coding sequences lie in one Anopheles funestus unplaced genomic scaffold, idAnoFuneDA-416_04 scaffold_164_ctg1, whole genome shotgun sequence genomic window:
- the LOC125774338 gene encoding uncharacterized protein LOC125774338 translates to MATDGRKTDTKKVLARVATMRSRSQIEALEDFINRYTDDDLLQVNVRLSHLEASWTSFEAANLKLETLEEEEAALVILFKERNMLFERYCKAKGFLTSKVPQESTTSVTVNAADVSVSSLSKLRLPKLDLPTFDGNTTEWLSFKDRFMSMIDASPDLTPVMKLQYLLSVLKGDVAKRFQQVTLIADNYDTTWQALLDRYDNVRALKREYFRALTSIPPMKGESIEELRRVTDEFHRLTQGLSALDEPIALWNTPLCNLLFYKLDAKTLLAWEEFSCNEPEDSYKKLQEFLQKRLRILVATNHSTHDVQRPSTSKVAGTKPITRLANASVVPSSSTKCYACDDSHYLHQCIKFKEMSLSQKDSLIASHKLCRNCFRTGHVAKGCQSKFRCHKCQQRHHTLLHIHQAMPEVSTPDNLIVATTACNTNLTVLLQTAMVCVIDDDGNVFKARALLDSGSMSNFMSTALAKRLSNKIQNENVSIIGIGKSESLIRHSVNATISSHAENFRTRLNFLVLDSPTSCLPTIDVDIRDWKIEELVLADPMFNTPGPIDIVIGGDTFWKQNVTRLLNQYGFSLRKWASNDSRVLENIKDEDLASPKGLEFLQDNPITTLGL, encoded by the exons ATGGCTACCGATGGAAGGAAAACCGACACGAAGAAGGTGCTAGCACGAGTTGCCACGATGCGATCACGTTCTCAGATCGAAGCACTCGAAGACTTTATAAACCGGTACACGGATGATGATTTGCTTCAGGTAAACGTTCGATTATCCCACCTGGAAGCATCGTGGACCTCCTTTGAAGCTGCCAATCTAAAGCTGGAGACGCTAGAAGAGGAGGAAGCTGCCCTagtgattttgtttaaagagCGAAATATGTTGTTTGAGCGGTACTGCAAGGCGAAAGGTTTCCTAACCTCAAAGGTTCCACAAGAATCGACTACATCGGTAACAGTGAACGCAGCAGATGTGTCTGTTTCATCCTTGTCGAAGCTACGCTTGCCAAAGTTGGATCTACCAACCTTCGACGGGAATACCACCGAGTGGCTGAGCTTCAAGGATCGATTCATGTCAATGATCGATGCATCCCCCGATCTAACCCCAGTTATGAAGCTACAGTATTTGTTATCGGTGCTGAAAGGTGACGTTGCCAAACGATTCCAGCAAGTTACGTTGATTGCCGATAACTACGATACCACATGGCAGGCTCTCCTGGACAGATACGACAATGTGCGTGCTCTAAAACGGGAATATTTTAGGGCTCTAACTTCTATTCCTCCAATGAAGGGAGAATCCATCGAAGAGCTTCGTCGAGTAACAGACGAATTCCATCGCCTTACGCAAGGTCTAAGTGCACTCGACGAGCCGATCGCGCTATGGAACACACCGTTATGCAACTTGCTGTTCTACAAACTAGATGCAAAAACTCTGTTAGCGTGGGAAGAATTTTCGTGCAATGAACCAGAGGACTCATATAAGAAACTACAAGAGTTTCTTCAGAAGCGATTAAGAATTCTCGTTGCAACGAACCACTCCACGCATGACGTACAAAGGCCGAGTACCAGCAAGGTAGCCGGCACTAAACCCATCACTAGACTTGCTAATGCTAGTGTTGTGCCTTCATCGAGCACTAAGTGCTATGCCTGTGATGATTCGCATTATCTTCATCAATGCATCAAATTTAAGGAAATGTCATTATCTCAAAAGGATAGCCTTATCGCATCGCACAAGTTATGTCGAAACTGTTTCCGGACCGGACATGTGGCAAAAGGCTGTCAGTCGAAGTTTAGGTGCCATAAGTGCCAACAACGGCATCATACCCTGCTCCACATTCATCAGGCTATGCCAGAAGTATCAACCCCCGATAACCTGATAGTGGCAACCACCGCATGTAACACTAATCTCACGGTGCTGCTGCAGACGGCGATGGTTTGTGTTATAGACGACGACGGCAATGTTTTCAAGGCGAGAGCATTACTGGACTCAGGTTCGATGTCGAACTTTATGTCCACAGCATTAGCGAAGCGACTATCCAACAAGATTCAGAACGAAAATGTATCGATCATAGGCATTGGGAAAAGCGAAAGTCTTATACGTCATTCTGTTAATGCAACCATCTCATCGCACGCTGAAAACTTCAGAACAAGGCTCAACTTTTTAGTGCTAGACTCTCCTACTTCCTGCTTGCCCACCATCGACGTTGATATTCGAGATTGGAAAATCGAAGAACTTGTACTAGCAGATCCAATGTTCAACACACCCGGTCCTATCGATATTGTCATCGGAGGTGACACATTCTGGAAG CAAAATGTCACGCGCTTACTAAACCAGTATGGGTTCAGCTTGAGGAAGTGGGCGTCGAACGACTCACGGGTGTTGGAGAACATTAAGGATGAAGATCTGGCGTCGCCAAAGGGTCTGGAATTCCTACAGGACAATCCTATCACGACTCTTGGTCTT